One part of the Helicobacter cetorum MIT 99-5656 genome encodes these proteins:
- a CDS encoding heavy metal translocating P-type ATPase, whose protein sequence is MKKETFYIEGMTCTACSSGIERSLGRKSFIEKIEVNLLSKSASVTFDEKKSSLEEIFKLVEKLGYSPKKTLASNSKKEFLSPTTKLLGTIIFTLFVLYLSMGAMLLPSLLPSHLLTSDNHSNFLNACLQLVGTLIVMHFGRDFFIQGFKALWHKQPNMSSLIAIGTSSAFLYSLYSLYLAYQQNLNETHYYFESVCVILMFVMIGKRIENISKDKALDAMQALMKNAPKTALKIENNNQVEVLIDSIEVGDILKILPGSHIPIDGEIIEGEGELDESMLTGEALPIYKKVSDKVFSGTLNSTTSFLIKATHSNKNSTLSKIIELINNAQNSKAEISRLADKVSSVFVPSVIAIASLAFIVWLFIAPKPDFWWNFGIALDVFIAVLVISCPCALGLATPMSILVANQKASSLGLFFKNAPSLEKVRLVSTIVFDKTGTLTNGKPIVKEVILNPNIELQDLLSLALSIESSSEHVIAKGIVEYAKSHNALLKEIQEVKVKTGFGISAKADYKGVQEIIKVGNSEFFKAHNTLEITESGILVFVGRVISENEDELLGAFVLEDLPKVGVKEHLASIKNLGIKTMLLSGDNEENVKKCALDLGLDSYKANAKPDDKLNTIKELKEKGEIVMMVGDGLNDAPSLALSDVAVVMAKGSEASIQSADIVSFNNDIKSVYSAIRLSQATIKNIKENLFWAFCYNSVFIPLACGVAYKLGIMLNPMLASLAMSLSSVSVVLNAQRLRTFKIKDS, encoded by the coding sequence ATGAAGAAAGAGACCTTTTACATAGAGGGCATGACTTGTACAGCTTGTTCTAGCGGAATTGAACGCTCTTTGGGGCGTAAAAGCTTTATCGAAAAAATAGAAGTTAATCTCTTAAGCAAAAGTGCAAGCGTTACTTTTGATGAAAAAAAAAGCTCTTTAGAAGAAATTTTTAAACTTGTAGAAAAACTAGGCTATAGCCCCAAAAAGACCTTAGCATCAAATTCCAAAAAAGAATTTTTAAGCCCCACTACAAAGCTACTAGGAACTATAATTTTTACGCTTTTTGTTTTGTATCTCTCTATGGGAGCTATGCTACTGCCTAGCCTTTTACCTAGCCATTTGCTTACAAGCGATAATCATAGCAATTTTTTAAACGCATGTTTACAACTTGTAGGCACACTCATTGTCATGCATTTTGGAAGGGATTTTTTCATTCAAGGCTTTAAAGCCCTATGGCATAAACAACCTAATATGAGTAGTCTTATAGCTATAGGGACAAGCTCTGCGTTTTTATACAGCTTGTATAGCCTATATCTTGCATACCAACAAAATCTCAATGAAACGCATTATTATTTTGAAAGCGTGTGCGTGATTTTAATGTTTGTGATGATTGGCAAACGCATTGAAAACATTTCTAAAGATAAAGCCCTAGATGCTATGCAAGCCTTGATGAAAAATGCCCCAAAAACGGCGTTAAAAATAGAAAATAACAATCAAGTAGAAGTCTTAATAGATAGTATAGAAGTGGGCGATATTTTAAAGATTTTGCCCGGTAGTCATATTCCCATAGATGGCGAAATCATAGAGGGTGAAGGCGAATTAGATGAGAGTATGCTTACAGGCGAAGCCTTACCTATTTATAAAAAAGTCAGTGATAAAGTCTTTTCAGGCACTCTTAATAGCACCACTAGCTTTTTAATCAAAGCCACGCATTCTAATAAAAACAGCACCCTATCTAAAATCATAGAACTTATCAATAACGCTCAAAATTCTAAAGCAGAGATTTCTCGCCTAGCGGATAAGGTTTCAAGCGTGTTTGTGCCAAGTGTTATAGCGATTGCAAGCCTTGCTTTTATCGTGTGGCTCTTTATCGCACCAAAGCCTGATTTTTGGTGGAATTTTGGTATTGCTTTAGATGTGTTTATCGCCGTTCTTGTGATTTCTTGCCCATGTGCTTTAGGCTTAGCAACCCCTATGAGTATTTTAGTAGCTAATCAAAAAGCTAGTAGCTTAGGATTATTTTTTAAAAACGCCCCAAGCTTAGAAAAGGTGCGCCTAGTTAGCACTATCGTATTTGATAAAACCGGCACGCTCACTAATGGCAAGCCCATAGTCAAAGAAGTTATTTTAAACCCAAACATAGAATTACAAGATTTATTAAGCTTAGCTTTAAGCATTGAGAGTAGTAGCGAACATGTGATTGCTAAGGGTATTGTAGAATATGCTAAAAGCCATAACGCCCTTTTAAAAGAGATTCAAGAAGTCAAGGTAAAAACCGGTTTTGGTATCAGTGCAAAAGCAGACTATAAGGGCGTTCAAGAGATAATAAAAGTGGGTAATAGTGAGTTCTTTAAAGCTCATAATACCCTAGAAATTACAGAAAGTGGGATTTTAGTTTTTGTAGGTAGAGTTATTAGCGAAAATGAAGATGAGCTTTTAGGGGCATTTGTTTTAGAAGATTTGCCTAAAGTGGGGGTCAAAGAGCATTTAGCAAGCATTAAAAACTTAGGCATAAAGACCATGCTTTTAAGCGGAGATAACGAAGAGAATGTCAAAAAATGTGCCCTAGATTTAGGTCTAGACAGCTATAAGGCTAACGCAAAGCCAGATGACAAACTCAACACCATAAAAGAGCTTAAAGAAAAAGGCGAAATTGTTATGATGGTAGGCGATGGCTTGAATGACGCTCCAAGCCTTGCCTTGAGTGATGTAGCAGTTGTTATGGCAAAGGGAAGTGAAGCGAGTATTCAAAGCGCTGATATTGTGAGTTTTAACAACGATATTAAATCTGTTTATAGTGCGATTAGGCTAAGTCAAGCGACTATAAAAAATATCAAAGAAAATTTGTTTTGGGCTTTTTGCTATAATAGTGTGTTTATCCCCTTAGCTTGTGGGGTCGCTTACAAACTAGGCATTATGCTAAACCCCATGTTAGCGAGTTTAGCGATGAGTTTAAGCTCTGTAAGCGTGGTCTTAAACGCCCAAAGGCTAAGAACATTTAAAATTAAGGATAGTTAA
- the copP gene encoding copper-binding metallochaperone CopP translates to MSSKVTFQVPSITCNHCVDKIEKFVGEIEGVSLIDVSIEEKSVSVEFDAPATENAIKEALLDAGQEVY, encoded by the coding sequence ATGAGTTCAAAAGTTACTTTTCAAGTGCCAAGCATTACTTGCAACCATTGTGTGGATAAGATTGAGAAGTTTGTGGGTGAAATTGAAGGCGTGAGCTTGATTGATGTAAGCATTGAAGAAAAAAGCGTGAGCGTAGAGTTTGACGCACCAGCAACTGAAAATGCGATTAAAGAAGCGTTGTTAGATGCAGGGCAGGAAGTTTATTGA
- a CDS encoding copper ion binding protein → MKASFFVPTITSGSCIERLESYIGDLDGVSHVDVSVAKKKVLVKFSSATSTKAIVEAIRDAGYEAMFNAEEDF, encoded by the coding sequence ATGAAAGCAAGTTTCTTTGTTCCTACCATCACTAGTGGAAGTTGTATAGAGAGATTAGAAAGTTATATAGGCGATTTAGATGGTGTAAGCCATGTGGATGTGAGCGTTGCTAAGAAAAAGGTTCTTGTTAAGTTTTCTAGTGCGACAAGCACTAAAGCCATTGTGGAAGCGATTAGAGATGCGGGGTATGAAGCTATGTTTAATGCCGAAGAAGATTTTTAG
- a CDS encoding tetratricopeptide repeat protein, translating into MLKTFDFHKTFLGMLVAGGLCVSYAIADEAGNNLDELKQQCDSGNGGACNNLGVMYQNAQGVAKDYIQAVELYKKACELGIGGSCYNLGVMYQNAQGIAKDDKQAAELYKKACELKIADSCNNLGAMYQYAQGVAKDYTQAIALYKRACELGVGGSCNNLGIMYQNAQGVAKDYGKAVGLYKQACELKSGNGCGNLGNMYQYGQGVAKDEKQAVELYKKACELKSGSGCNSLAVMYQNDQVVAKDYKQAVALYTKACELGSGNGCNNLANAYQNGQIVAQNLSKTITYYNKSCELGNKEGCYNLALMYTNGRGVTKDDEQAAALYQKACEFGNTKACNDLATFYLRGRGVKQDLGKATSFFKKACDLGSKEGCKQHKRLAK; encoded by the coding sequence ATGCTAAAAACTTTTGATTTTCATAAGACCTTTTTAGGAATGTTGGTAGCAGGTGGTTTGTGTGTTAGCTATGCTATAGCAGATGAAGCTGGAAATAATCTTGATGAGCTTAAGCAACAATGCGATTCTGGAAATGGCGGTGCTTGCAATAATCTAGGTGTGATGTATCAAAACGCTCAAGGCGTGGCTAAGGATTATATTCAGGCGGTTGAGCTTTATAAGAAGGCTTGTGAATTAGGCATTGGTGGAAGTTGCTACAATCTAGGCGTGATGTATCAAAACGCTCAAGGCATTGCTAAGGATGACAAACAAGCCGCTGAACTTTACAAAAAAGCATGTGAATTGAAAATTGCAGATAGCTGTAATAATTTAGGAGCTATGTATCAGTATGCTCAGGGCGTGGCTAAAGACTACACACAAGCTATCGCCCTTTACAAAAGAGCTTGTGAATTAGGCGTTGGGGGAAGTTGTAATAATTTAGGCATCATGTATCAAAACGCTCAAGGCGTGGCTAAGGATTATGGCAAAGCAGTTGGACTCTATAAGCAAGCATGTGAGTTGAAAAGTGGGAATGGTTGTGGCAATTTAGGAAATATGTATCAATACGGACAGGGCGTAGCTAAAGATGAAAAACAGGCTGTTGAACTTTACAAAAAAGCATGCGAGTTGAAAAGTGGGAGCGGTTGCAATAGCTTAGCTGTGATGTATCAAAACGACCAGGTCGTAGCTAAAGACTACAAGCAAGCGGTGGCTCTTTATACCAAGGCGTGTGAATTAGGGAGTGGGAATGGCTGTAATAATCTGGCTAATGCATATCAAAACGGGCAAATTGTTGCTCAGAACCTATCCAAAACCATTACTTATTACAATAAATCCTGCGAGCTAGGAAATAAAGAAGGGTGTTATAATCTAGCTCTAATGTATACTAATGGGAGGGGCGTAACCAAAGACGATGAGCAGGCCGCAGCTCTTTATCAAAAAGCATGCGAATTTGGCAATACTAAGGCATGCAATGACCTAGCGACTTTTTATCTAAGGGGTAGAGGCGTGAAACAAGATTTAGGCAAAGCAACTTCCTTTTTCAAAAAAGCGTGTGATTTAGGCTCCAAAGAAGGCTGTAAGCAACACAAAAGACTTGCAAAGTAG
- a CDS encoding M99 family carboxypeptidase catalytic domain-containing protein produces the protein MKKIWHFVLSMCSLVFLNAIEKTPLAYDITPIEKVPQNLEDKDKAPHLLLLGGIQGDEPGGFNATNLFLKHYTILKGSVKVVPVLNKHSMLRNHRGLYGDMNRKFATLDKNDPEYFIIEHVKSLIAEPSIDAILHLHDGSGYYRPIYIDSMLNPKRWGNCFIIDQDEVKGAKFPNLLSLANNTIDSINAHLLRPVEEYHLRNTHTAQGDKEMEKALTFYAINQKKSAFANEASKELPLKTRVFYHLQAIEGLLSQLNIPFKRDFELNPNSVHALINDKSLWAKIDSLPKMQIFNLRPRLNHFPLPKNTDISDIPIESNAYIVGLVENQKEVFLKYGNKLMTRLSPFYIEFDNSLEEVKMRIDSSERVVKMGSVIEVKESFYIHAIENMRANVIGFSVSNESRPNEVGYTIKLKDFQKRFSLDKQEKIYRIEFYKGKAFSGMILVKFV, from the coding sequence ATGAAAAAAATTTGGCACTTTGTATTGAGCATGTGTTCTTTGGTATTTTTGAATGCGATAGAAAAGACTCCCTTAGCCTATGATATTACCCCTATAGAAAAAGTTCCACAAAATTTAGAAGATAAAGATAAAGCCCCCCATTTATTGCTTCTAGGGGGGATTCAAGGCGATGAGCCTGGGGGTTTTAATGCGACTAATTTATTTTTAAAACACTATACCATTTTAAAAGGCTCTGTTAAAGTTGTGCCGGTATTAAACAAGCATTCTATGTTAAGAAATCATAGGGGCTTATATGGGGATATGAACCGCAAATTTGCAACTTTAGATAAAAATGACCCTGAATATTTTATTATTGAGCATGTTAAATCTCTTATTGCTGAGCCAAGTATTGATGCGATTTTGCATTTGCATGATGGGAGTGGGTATTATCGCCCTATTTATATTGATTCTATGCTTAATCCTAAGCGATGGGGAAATTGCTTTATCATTGACCAAGATGAAGTTAAGGGGGCGAAATTTCCTAACTTGCTTTCTCTTGCTAATAATACGATTGATAGTATCAACGCCCATTTACTACGCCCTGTTGAAGAATATCATTTGCGAAATACCCATACTGCACAAGGCGATAAAGAAATGGAAAAAGCCCTAACTTTTTATGCCATTAATCAAAAAAAGAGTGCGTTTGCAAATGAAGCCAGCAAAGAGCTTCCTTTAAAAACAAGAGTGTTTTATCATTTGCAAGCTATTGAAGGTTTGTTATCTCAGCTCAATATTCCTTTCAAGCGAGATTTTGAGCTTAATCCTAATAGCGTGCATGCTCTCATTAACGATAAAAGCTTGTGGGCAAAAATTGACTCTCTACCTAAAATGCAAATCTTTAACTTACGCCCTAGGCTCAATCATTTTCCTTTGCCCAAAAACACTGATATTTCAGATATTCCTATAGAGAGTAACGCTTACATTGTAGGGCTAGTAGAAAATCAAAAAGAAGTGTTTCTAAAATACGGCAACAAGCTTATGACACGATTATCGCCTTTTTATATAGAGTTTGATAATTCTTTAGAAGAAGTGAAAATGCGAATAGATAGTAGCGAACGAGTGGTTAAAATGGGGAGTGTCATTGAAGTTAAAGAGAGTTTTTATATCCATGCCATTGAAAATATGCGTGCAAATGTGATTGGCTTTAGTGTATCTAATGAGAGTAGACCTAATGAAGTAGGCTATACCATTAAGCTCAAGGATTTTCAAAAACGCTTTTCACTAGATAAGCAAGAAAAAATCTATCGCATAGAATTTTATAAAGGCAAGGCGTTTAGCGGAATGATTTTGGTGAAGTTTGTGTAG
- a CDS encoding flagellar FLiS export co-chaperone, translated as MDILKTFQKHLGGVETSDFKMSGLEKSQKIAKFSRDMKNVNESVGALQVLQIACKKLLNKSMGLEDKDALQTSITKQELQEIVENCQFLASPLFDTELNISINDEVFSIMVANPLSLLENASEFQAYLEEKLNEVKEMLGYLSESLSSSQTFMPSFSNNRFKDLLSDNLRA; from the coding sequence ATGGATATTTTAAAAACTTTTCAAAAGCATTTGGGCGGTGTTGAAACAAGCGATTTTAAAATGAGTGGACTAGAAAAATCTCAAAAAATTGCAAAATTTAGTAGAGACATGAAAAATGTTAATGAGAGCGTTGGGGCGTTGCAGGTTTTGCAAATCGCTTGTAAAAAGCTTTTAAATAAGAGCATGGGCTTAGAAGATAAGGACGCTTTACAAACTTCTATCACCAAACAAGAATTACAAGAAATTGTAGAAAATTGCCAATTTTTAGCATCGCCCTTGTTTGATACTGAGCTAAACATTAGCATTAATGACGAAGTGTTTTCAATTATGGTAGCTAATCCTTTGAGTTTATTAGAAAATGCAAGTGAATTTCAAGCTTATTTGGAAGAAAAATTAAATGAAGTTAAAGAAATGCTAGGCTATTTGAGTGAAAGTCTTTCAAGCTCTCAAACCTTTATGCCAAGTTTTTCAAACAACCGCTTTAAGGATTTGTTAAGCGATAATCTAAGGGCTTAA
- a CDS encoding HoxN/HupN/NixA family nickel/cobalt transporter codes for MKLWLPYFLAIVFLHLLGFILLFMANNATFYAAASMAYMLGAKHAFDADHIACIDNTIRKLTQQGKNAYGVGFYFSMGHSSVVILMTTISAFAIAWAKEHTPMLEEVGGVVGTLVSGIFLLLMGLLNAIILMDLLKIFKQSHSNESLNEQQNEEIERLLASRGLLNRFFKPLFNFISKSWHIYPIGFLFGLGFDTASEIALLALSSSAIKVSVVGMLALPILFAAGMSLFDTLDGAFMLKAYDWAFKTPLRKIYYNISITALSVFIALGIGLVELFQVSTQKLHITFENPLLHFLQNLEFGDLGYYLVGLFVIAFLGSYLLWKFKISQLER; via the coding sequence GTGAAATTGTGGCTTCCTTATTTTTTAGCGATTGTGTTTTTGCATCTCTTAGGTTTCATTTTGCTCTTTATGGCTAATAACGCCACTTTCTATGCCGCGGCGTCTATGGCTTACATGCTAGGGGCAAAGCATGCCTTTGATGCTGACCATATCGCTTGTATAGACAACACGATTAGAAAGCTCACTCAACAGGGTAAAAACGCCTATGGGGTGGGATTTTACTTTTCTATGGGGCATTCAAGTGTGGTGATTTTAATGACAACGATTAGTGCGTTTGCGATTGCTTGGGCTAAGGAGCATACGCCGATGTTAGAAGAAGTGGGTGGGGTAGTGGGGACTTTGGTTTCTGGGATATTTTTACTCCTTATGGGGCTATTAAACGCCATTATTTTAATGGATTTGTTAAAAATCTTTAAACAATCGCACTCTAATGAAAGCTTGAATGAGCAACAAAATGAAGAGATTGAACGCCTTTTAGCTAGTAGGGGCTTACTCAATCGCTTTTTTAAACCCTTGTTTAATTTCATCTCTAAGTCGTGGCATATCTATCCTATCGGTTTTCTTTTTGGGCTAGGTTTTGATACAGCAAGTGAAATCGCTCTTCTCGCCCTATCAAGTAGTGCGATTAAAGTGAGTGTGGTAGGCATGCTTGCTTTACCCATTCTTTTTGCTGCTGGTATGAGTTTGTTTGACACCTTAGATGGAGCGTTCATGCTTAAGGCGTATGATTGGGCGTTCAAAACCCCTTTAAGAAAAATTTATTACAATATCTCTATCACAGCCTTAAGCGTGTTTATCGCTCTAGGTATAGGCTTGGTAGAATTATTTCAGGTTAGCACACAAAAATTGCATATTACTTTTGAAAACCCTTTACTCCATTTTTTACAAAATTTAGAGTTTGGGGATTTAGGCTACTATTTAGTAGGCTTATTTGTTATAGCGTTTTTAGGCTCATATCTCTTATGGAAATTTAAAATTTCTCAATTAGAGCGTTAA
- a CDS encoding tetratricopeptide repeat protein produces the protein MNALKEELKTQEENLAKKHALKHGLENFNKGQYEQALKDFKTAQEIGIGLGSAYLAKMYLEGKGVKVDYKKAQIYAQNAIKEHGSGMLGGVLILGQMQAEGLGMKKDLKKALNNYRQVVLALANKGTKGLTSGAGLIGGLVGSKIIDLSGLNGNPEDFKTKFSTYLAKTDKVMNFNDSGEVMNNINLLRQEMGEILYRIGIAYKEGLGTKKKESQAKKFLQKATEFGYEKAMEAL, from the coding sequence ATGAATGCTTTGAAAGAAGAATTAAAAACACAGGAAGAAAACTTAGCTAAAAAACATGCTCTTAAACATGGCTTAGAAAATTTTAATAAAGGTCAATACGAGCAAGCCTTAAAAGATTTTAAAACAGCACAAGAAATTGGTATCGGACTTGGCAGTGCTTATTTGGCAAAAATGTATTTGGAAGGCAAGGGCGTAAAAGTTGATTACAAAAAGGCACAAATCTATGCACAAAACGCTATAAAAGAGCATGGAAGTGGGATGTTAGGGGGTGTTCTAATTTTAGGACAAATGCAAGCAGAAGGCTTGGGGATGAAAAAGGATTTGAAAAAAGCACTCAATAATTATAGACAAGTAGTTCTAGCATTGGCAAATAAAGGCACAAAAGGTCTTACATCAGGAGCAGGTCTTATTGGCGGTCTTGTTGGAAGTAAAATAATCGATCTTTCAGGTTTAAATGGAAATCCTGAAGATTTTAAAACGAAATTTTCAACATATCTTGCAAAAACAGATAAAGTTATGAATTTTAATGATAGTGGTGAAGTTATGAATAATATTAATCTACTACGACAAGAAATGGGAGAAATTCTTTATAGAATTGGCATTGCCTACAAAGAAGGACTTGGCACTAAAAAGAAAGAAAGTCAAGCTAAAAAATTTCTACAAAAAGCTACAGAATTTGGTTATGAGAAGGCTATGGAAGCCTTATAG
- a CDS encoding restriction endonuclease: MKKILLLFIISLLSVGIYFAWNFMLEKSLEFGLVTSANDLFFKLLVILGLFVILVLLQGVATSYHKRKIKRILQKIDTMNGFEFEEYSKLFFASKGFEAKVTQKSGDYGADLIIEKDGIKWVAQAKRYSHKVSPKAIQEVVSSKAYYHCEKACVITNSYFTQAAKNLAKANEVLLIDRDEWIRFLSESKG, from the coding sequence GTGAAAAAGATTTTATTGCTTTTTATCATTAGTTTGTTATCTGTGGGGATTTATTTCGCATGGAATTTTATGCTTGAAAAATCTTTAGAATTTGGGCTTGTTACTTCAGCGAATGACTTATTTTTTAAGTTGCTTGTTATTCTTGGTCTTTTTGTAATTTTAGTGTTACTTCAAGGCGTTGCAACTTCGTATCACAAGCGAAAAATCAAACGCATTTTGCAAAAAATAGACACCATGAATGGCTTTGAATTTGAAGAATACTCCAAATTATTTTTTGCTTCAAAAGGTTTTGAAGCTAAAGTTACCCAAAAAAGTGGCGATTATGGAGCGGATTTGATTATAGAAAAAGATGGCATTAAATGGGTGGCTCAAGCCAAACGCTACTCGCACAAAGTCTCGCCCAAAGCTATTCAAGAAGTGGTCTCTTCTAAAGCCTATTATCATTGCGAAAAAGCTTGTGTGATTACTAATAGCTACTTCACTCAAGCGGCCAAAAATTTAGCCAAAGCTAATGAAGTGCTTTTAATTGATAGAGATGAATGGATTAGGTTTTTGAGTGAGAGCAAAGGCTAA
- a CDS encoding ABC transporter ATP-binding protein — protein MKLFFKRYGKYLKEHYKSFIIVIFSSIVVALSTAWGTYLVKPTLDDIFINKDVEMLKVLPFLVILAYFGKSGGIYLGTYFTNFIGLDIIKKLRNAMLESLLKMEMDFFNRTKKGELIARITNDIGLIRASLSNYLSESVREGLTIIGLVGVVIYQSPKLALVGLVIMPLAAIPISKIIRKVKKLAKANQESNAKITARLSEVFNNVEAIKISNGEKLEHKAFVKENEAFFKIGIKNIAVAEISSPLMEFLGSIAIALVIYLGGNEVISGKISVGAFFSFITALFMLYTPIKRLTRIISNFQEALVASDRVHEILEREPCIVDGELVLDNAIHTIEFKNVWLAYLLDNEKHYALSGINLKFQQNEIIALKGESGSGKSSLVNLILRLYEPSKGEILINDKKIESITQKSLRENISIVTQRVFIFSGSVAENVAYGLEIDEAKIKECLKKAKALDFVEKLPNGIESILDEFGTNLSGGQRQRIAIARALYKDAQVLIFDEATSALDSTTEESIKQSILELRENRLIILISHNPSTLELATKHVKLEHGKLIEC, from the coding sequence TTGAAACTCTTTTTCAAGCGTTATGGGAAATATCTCAAAGAGCATTATAAAAGCTTTATCATCGTAATATTCTCTTCAATCGTTGTAGCCTTAAGCACGGCATGGGGCACTTATTTAGTCAAGCCGACCTTAGATGATATTTTTATCAATAAAGATGTTGAAATGCTAAAAGTATTACCTTTTTTGGTGATTTTGGCGTATTTTGGTAAGAGTGGGGGCATTTATCTAGGCACTTATTTCACCAACTTCATCGGGCTTGATATTATCAAAAAATTACGCAACGCTATGCTAGAAAGCCTTCTAAAAATGGAAATGGATTTTTTCAATAGGACTAAAAAGGGCGAATTAATCGCACGAATTACTAATGATATAGGTTTAATTAGAGCGAGTTTGTCAAATTATCTTTCAGAGAGCGTGCGAGAAGGGCTAACAATTATAGGATTAGTGGGTGTGGTGATTTATCAAAGCCCCAAATTAGCGTTAGTAGGGTTGGTGATTATGCCCTTAGCTGCCATTCCTATTAGTAAAATCATTCGTAAGGTTAAAAAACTTGCTAAGGCTAATCAAGAGAGTAACGCAAAAATTACCGCACGCTTAAGCGAAGTCTTTAACAATGTAGAGGCGATTAAAATTTCTAATGGTGAAAAGCTAGAGCATAAGGCTTTTGTGAAAGAAAACGAGGCGTTTTTTAAAATCGGTATCAAAAACATCGCCGTGGCTGAAATCTCTTCGCCCTTAATGGAGTTTCTAGGCTCCATTGCTATAGCGTTAGTGATTTATTTAGGGGGGAATGAAGTCATTAGTGGTAAGATTAGTGTGGGGGCGTTTTTTTCTTTTATCACCGCTCTTTTTATGCTCTATACCCCTATCAAACGCTTGACTAGGATTATTTCTAATTTTCAAGAAGCCTTAGTCGCAAGCGATAGAGTGCATGAAATTTTAGAAAGAGAGCCTTGTATTGTTGATGGAGAGTTAGTGCTAGATAACGCCATACACACCATAGAATTTAAAAATGTGTGGCTTGCTTATCTTTTAGATAATGAAAAACATTACGCCCTAAGTGGTATTAACTTGAAGTTCCAACAAAATGAAATCATCGCTTTAAAGGGCGAAAGTGGGAGTGGCAAAAGTTCGCTTGTGAATTTAATCTTACGCCTTTATGAGCCTAGTAAAGGCGAAATTTTAATTAATGATAAAAAAATAGAAAGTATCACGCAAAAATCCTTGAGAGAAAACATCAGCATTGTAACTCAAAGGGTGTTTATCTTTAGTGGGAGTGTGGCTGAAAATGTGGCGTATGGCTTAGAAATTGATGAAGCAAAAATCAAAGAGTGTTTGAAAAAAGCAAAAGCCCTAGATTTTGTAGAAAAATTGCCTAATGGTATAGAAAGCATTTTAGATGAATTTGGCACCAATCTTAGTGGCGGACAACGCCAAAGAATCGCCATTGCTAGAGCCTTATACAAAGACGCTCAAGTTTTAATCTTTGATGAGGCCACTTCTGCTCTTGATAGCACAACTGAAGAGAGCATTAAGCAAAGCATTTTAGAATTGAGAGAAAATCGCTTGATTATTTTGATTTCACACAACCCAAGCACGCTAGAATTAGCCACTAAGCATGTGAAGTTAGAGCATGGAAAATTGATAGAATGCTAA